A single window of Leptospira semungkisensis DNA harbors:
- a CDS encoding suppressor of fused domain protein — protein MNQTAEPKILYQEANPYGSLTAFLEDDGRTVYLYLQAEESPDFAIKSVWVCNRIDAPKTRTDLDLRSGLAPYLIEAEVTDPQGHPEFDTNEIHFIWSEEGNGLALFYKEELYAYLPPWSGVKDFHGYSKFAKADAITAYPLGNTEFGIIPDRINQDRTFWEFRSNKGIWKNIQESRLSYLESVFGKHDKYWSADGGKYPQLGIARFAPKDLPGVYVYTTVGMSAQNQPSVELYRKDYENYARVELMLATKVSDEDRSESWVQHQIGEIIRYPWTMSKWFGHGHTISMNRRDPEALYLTFTSLALRQIGEEEGFPKLNGLKSEREKPIRFISLIPISEEERVFVQERNAEEFFSLFDKQGSKWIHNPERQSAI, from the coding sequence ATGAATCAAACAGCAGAACCTAAAATATTATACCAAGAAGCAAATCCTTATGGATCACTTACCGCTTTCTTGGAAGATGATGGCCGCACTGTATACTTATACCTGCAGGCCGAAGAAAGTCCAGATTTCGCGATCAAATCCGTTTGGGTTTGCAATCGCATCGACGCACCCAAGACCAGAACTGATTTAGATCTCCGTTCCGGACTCGCTCCTTATTTGATAGAAGCCGAAGTTACTGATCCTCAGGGACATCCAGAATTCGATACGAACGAGATCCATTTCATTTGGTCGGAAGAAGGGAACGGGCTCGCATTATTCTATAAAGAAGAGTTGTATGCCTATCTTCCTCCTTGGTCAGGAGTGAAAGATTTTCACGGTTATTCTAAATTTGCTAAGGCAGACGCGATTACAGCCTATCCGTTGGGAAATACTGAGTTTGGTATCATTCCTGATAGAATTAACCAGGACAGGACTTTCTGGGAGTTTCGTTCTAATAAGGGAATTTGGAAGAATATACAAGAATCTCGACTTTCTTATCTAGAAAGCGTATTCGGAAAACATGATAAGTATTGGTCTGCAGATGGAGGAAAATACCCTCAACTAGGGATCGCAAGATTTGCTCCTAAGGATCTACCAGGAGTTTATGTTTATACTACAGTAGGAATGAGCGCTCAAAATCAGCCTTCTGTAGAACTGTATCGCAAGGACTACGAGAATTATGCGAGGGTAGAATTAATGCTCGCAACCAAAGTTTCTGATGAGGACAGATCCGAAAGTTGGGTCCAACATCAGATCGGAGAAATTATCCGTTATCCTTGGACCATGAGCAAATGGTTCGGTCATGGTCATACTATCTCCATGAATAGAAGAGATCCGGAAGCATTGTACCTTACCTTTACTTCTCTCGCATTGAGACAAATAGGAGAAGAGGAAGGATTTCCAAAATTGAACGGATTAAAATCGGAGAGAGAGAAGCCTATCCGCTTTATTTCTCTGATTCCAATCTCAGAAGAAGAAAGGGTATTCGTTCAGGAAAGAAATGCAGAAGAGTTCTTCTCTTTGTTCGATAAGCAGGGATCCAAATGGATCCATAACCCTGAAAGACAATCCGCAATCTGA
- a CDS encoding thiolase C-terminal domain-containing protein, which produces MSFPVLLGMADSTTKDFPEAEYKEWSGQLKVFHHYKKSINTLLDFLGMKNETLASEITDFVSVEAASLGKQGYGHTVRIANDLGYTGMKAHVIDLGGASVTGAIGQARTILVDNPDAVVLVAAADVPKSAFKQVSDLKLVNETVCHPEFELDNGATLIAMYGLLMKRMMFEEGISISDLTDITKKFRSNAIGNPRAFTYQQEITEKQMSRPISDPYPSPMIAIVTDHGFATLLVSEEKAESWKAKGWIRKDLKPIHLVGASHAAHSEYFILKGGFASPSGNAGEKLFSQSGYQREEVDYAWIYDCFTGMVVQQSSQYFKLPRKDVIESLKNSSLKLSNGKNIPINSMGGILNYQAAMSISAATGLVDIAVQYGLYAQEDQVGKVQKFSPKVSLLGGNGGIDSINSVALFSSERPGPERKSKAPKLTPLSLNRPGADPGEEGTVWSSTTVNMNPGFSWKPPYSLVLVKLGENRFVLANIHEKDGTIRKSGDELQYDKTRVKIDREGRRWKATLL; this is translated from the coding sequence ATGAGTTTTCCAGTTCTTTTAGGAATGGCCGATAGTACTACAAAAGATTTTCCGGAGGCGGAATATAAAGAGTGGAGTGGCCAGTTAAAGGTATTTCATCATTATAAGAAATCTATAAACACTCTTTTGGATTTTCTTGGAATGAAGAATGAAACTCTCGCTTCCGAAATCACGGATTTTGTGAGTGTTGAGGCTGCTTCTCTCGGCAAGCAAGGATACGGACATACAGTAAGAATTGCAAATGATCTAGGATATACCGGAATGAAAGCCCACGTAATCGATCTAGGAGGAGCCAGTGTAACCGGAGCAATCGGACAGGCAAGGACCATCTTGGTAGATAATCCTGATGCAGTCGTATTGGTTGCTGCTGCAGATGTTCCTAAGTCGGCGTTCAAACAAGTTTCCGATCTAAAGCTCGTGAATGAAACTGTATGCCATCCTGAATTCGAATTAGATAACGGCGCTACATTGATCGCGATGTACGGACTTCTCATGAAGAGAATGATGTTCGAAGAAGGGATTAGCATTTCGGACTTAACGGATATCACTAAGAAATTCCGATCGAATGCGATCGGGAATCCAAGAGCATTTACGTACCAACAAGAGATTACCGAAAAGCAAATGTCTAGGCCGATCTCGGATCCTTATCCGAGTCCAATGATTGCTATTGTAACCGATCACGGATTTGCAACTTTGCTTGTATCTGAAGAGAAAGCAGAGAGTTGGAAGGCTAAAGGTTGGATCCGAAAAGATCTAAAGCCCATCCATTTAGTGGGGGCTTCTCATGCTGCACATAGCGAATACTTTATATTGAAAGGTGGATTCGCATCTCCTTCGGGGAATGCGGGAGAAAAACTCTTCTCTCAATCCGGCTATCAAAGAGAAGAAGTCGATTATGCTTGGATCTACGATTGCTTTACTGGAATGGTAGTCCAACAGTCTTCTCAGTATTTCAAACTTCCTCGAAAAGATGTTATAGAGTCTTTGAAGAATTCTTCATTAAAACTTTCTAATGGAAAAAATATCCCGATCAATAGTATGGGAGGGATCTTGAATTATCAGGCTGCAATGTCTATTTCTGCCGCAACTGGGCTGGTAGACATCGCGGTCCAGTACGGACTCTATGCGCAGGAAGATCAAGTAGGCAAGGTTCAAAAATTCTCTCCTAAGGTTTCTCTACTCGGCGGTAATGGGGGAATAGACAGCATCAATTCGGTTGCGTTATTCTCTTCAGAACGTCCTGGTCCAGAAAGAAAATCTAAGGCTCCCAAATTGACTCCTCTAAGCTTGAATCGCCCAGGTGCGGATCCAGGAGAAGAAGGGACCGTTTGGTCTTCTACCACAGTGAATATGAATCCAGGATTTTCTTGGAAGCCTCCTTATTCTTTGGTTCTAGTTAAGCTAGGAGAAAACCGTTTTGTTCTCGCGAACATTCATGAGAAAGACGGGACGATTAGAAAGAGCGGGGACGAATTGCAATACGACAAAACTCGGGTAAAAATCGATCGGGAAGGCAGAAGATGGAAGGCTACTCTTTTATAA
- a CDS encoding MaoC family dehydratase — MYQKGKTYDEIQIGEKASFTKTITETDIYLFAGISGDFNPLHVDEEYAKTTAFKTRIAHGGLAASLLAPVLGMKLPGLGTIALETLTKFRKPVFPGDTITCTVEVKEKIPRLKAVSMNIEWTNQKNETIGKGECKVIPPGAA; from the coding sequence ATGTACCAAAAGGGAAAAACCTATGATGAGATCCAAATCGGAGAAAAGGCAAGCTTCACAAAAACGATAACTGAAACGGATATCTATTTATTTGCAGGGATCAGTGGTGATTTCAATCCTTTGCATGTTGACGAGGAATATGCTAAGACCACTGCATTCAAGACCCGTATCGCTCATGGAGGATTGGCAGCCTCTCTTCTTGCACCTGTGCTTGGTATGAAACTTCCAGGGCTTGGGACCATTGCTCTGGAAACTCTTACTAAGTTTCGCAAACCTGTTTTTCCGGGAGATACGATTACTTGCACGGTCGAAGTGAAGGAAAAAATCCCAAGACTCAAAGCAGTTTCGATGAATATCGAATGGACCAATCAAAAAAATGAAACTATAGGCAAGGGAGAATGCAAAGTCATTCCTCCCGGCGCCGCTTAA
- a CDS encoding acyl-CoA dehydrogenase family protein: MVFLNPYLSSSDLEFYENVKDFAKERVLPSVEERDETSTWGDSIWKEMGGMGLLGIPVPEEYGGQGGTCLQCCIAQEAFNAGSLDGGFGLSWGAHMIIGTLPILFQGTEAQKKKYLPKLASGEWIAGLGLTEPDSGSDAAAMNTFATKVDGGFILNGSKLYITNGPNGQVFIIMARTTKSRGPMGVSAFIVESNMKGFHVSKVLKKLGHNTSMTAELSFQDMFVPDENLLGPLNSGFVRIGKGTLEWERTVLVAAVPGGMEFGLELCLDYAWKRHQFGKPILSFFGVQEKLARNWVYLCASRRLIYFVANKKDTDPTASLPFESSALKVFVTETAEEIANDAVQIHGGMGYMRECHVSRQFRDVKLGTIGGGTSEIQRSIISSTYAGFDKFMTVLGQSLPEEVRQKAENLLGNTPEGRVLAAAKELLRSAGENPDRKKKQSSEFGFADLAVFIVSVQLGLWDAVQSNADYKSEDRIRDLRILTFYAGCKFFKSVHFLKELDPERTKELLNRFSELPTVEKDVAECVEFLKNGVLGAQIA; the protein is encoded by the coding sequence ATCGTGTTTTTAAATCCATATTTAAGTTCTTCGGATTTAGAGTTTTATGAAAACGTAAAAGATTTCGCCAAGGAAAGAGTTCTTCCTTCTGTAGAGGAAAGGGATGAGACTAGCACTTGGGGTGATTCGATTTGGAAAGAGATGGGAGGCATGGGCCTTTTAGGCATTCCTGTTCCTGAGGAATACGGCGGACAGGGAGGAACCTGTCTGCAATGTTGTATCGCGCAAGAGGCGTTTAATGCTGGTTCCTTAGACGGAGGTTTCGGACTTTCGTGGGGAGCCCACATGATTATCGGAACTCTTCCGATTCTCTTCCAAGGAACAGAAGCTCAGAAGAAGAAATACCTTCCTAAGTTGGCTTCAGGCGAATGGATTGCGGGTCTCGGATTGACTGAGCCGGATTCCGGTTCCGATGCTGCGGCAATGAACACCTTCGCTACCAAAGTTGATGGTGGGTTCATATTAAACGGAAGTAAATTATATATTACGAATGGACCAAACGGACAAGTATTCATCATTATGGCTAGAACTACCAAGTCCCGCGGGCCTATGGGAGTTTCTGCATTCATCGTAGAATCGAATATGAAAGGATTTCATGTGAGTAAGGTCTTAAAAAAACTAGGCCACAATACTTCCATGACAGCCGAGCTTTCTTTTCAAGATATGTTTGTGCCTGACGAAAATCTACTCGGGCCTTTGAACTCCGGATTTGTTCGTATCGGTAAGGGAACCTTGGAATGGGAAAGAACAGTTCTTGTCGCTGCCGTTCCTGGAGGAATGGAGTTTGGACTGGAGCTATGCTTGGATTATGCTTGGAAGCGTCATCAGTTCGGCAAACCTATTCTCTCCTTCTTCGGAGTGCAAGAGAAGCTCGCACGAAACTGGGTATATCTCTGCGCTTCTCGTAGATTGATCTATTTCGTTGCGAACAAGAAGGACACTGATCCTACAGCGAGCCTTCCATTCGAAAGCTCCGCACTGAAAGTATTCGTAACTGAAACTGCCGAAGAGATCGCCAATGACGCAGTACAGATTCACGGGGGAATGGGCTACATGAGGGAATGTCATGTAAGCAGACAATTCAGAGACGTAAAGTTAGGCACCATCGGAGGAGGGACTTCGGAGATTCAAAGAAGTATTATATCTTCTACGTACGCTGGCTTCGATAAATTCATGACTGTTTTAGGACAGTCTCTTCCAGAAGAAGTGAGACAAAAGGCGGAGAACTTACTTGGAAATACTCCTGAAGGAAGAGTCTTAGCTGCAGCCAAAGAACTTCTTAGATCTGCAGGAGAGAATCCGGATAGAAAGAAGAAACAATCCTCAGAGTTTGGCTTCGCGGATCTGGCGGTATTCATAGTATCTGTTCAACTCGGACTCTGGGACGCGGTTCAATCCAACGCAGACTATAAGTCTGAAGATAGAATAAGAGATCTTAGGATCCTTACTTTTTACGCAGGATGTAAATTCTTCAAGAGCGTTCATTTCTTAAAAGAGCTGGATCCAGAAAGAACGAAGGAATTGTTAAACAGATTTTCCGAACTTCCTACGGTAGAGAAGGATGTCGCTGAATGTGTTGAGTTCTTGAAAAATGGGGTCTTAGGCGCTCAAATCGCGTAA
- a CDS encoding AMP-dependent synthetase/ligase: protein METDQKYFYDMLEKTANRFPNKESFSRRTKDGIKGRPFSEIKSLVDSLIAGFIAEGVQKDDKFLYLCDASQNWIIGDIAIVTAGAVSVPRGTDVVDEDILYIVNHSESKYALVQKEKDKQRLLQLGAKLPSLQKVFVMEDDLGNLKTGEGSLSDLIEKGKSYLSSHPDCVKQRMKEKTPNELATLIYTSGTTGAPKGVMLTQTGWISAVEKVIGFVQLNSSDSGVSLLPPWHAFERAIEYCIVELGAGFLVSNINNLREDLKDFQPTLFPSVPRIWESLYNGIINKVSKESALKKAIFDFFLRIGHLWATQKGILFGYDFHIQRPNLILRPFSKLLALINLILLSPLKLGALLVFRPIHKALGGKLRVSVSAGSALPSVVDKFLSSIGLIVLEGYGMTETSAVLSIRKPKQPSPGTVGTPIQGYECILKDEHGNLVPPGGKGSLWVKSKQVLMGYYKRPELNEVVFDKNGFFDTGDIMRFNYRNELVFAGRAKDTIVLAGGENVEPVPIEDQLLNSPYVNQVMVTGHEAKHLVVLIVPDFERLKAEFPELPEDQNSWNTNPKIREIFKKEVSERISRKNGFKSFEVIPQNAFYVLSRPFDPDREMTRTLKIKRNEILESFKKEVSDLTKN from the coding sequence TTGGAAACAGATCAAAAATATTTTTATGACATGCTGGAGAAGACGGCAAATAGGTTCCCGAATAAGGAAAGTTTTTCCAGAAGAACAAAAGATGGGATCAAAGGTAGACCTTTTTCCGAAATTAAATCCTTAGTAGATTCTTTGATCGCGGGATTCATTGCTGAAGGAGTCCAAAAAGACGACAAGTTCCTTTATCTATGTGATGCTAGTCAGAACTGGATTATCGGTGATATAGCAATCGTAACTGCCGGTGCAGTTTCTGTTCCAAGAGGAACCGATGTTGTAGACGAAGATATTTTATACATTGTTAATCATTCCGAAAGTAAATATGCTCTCGTTCAAAAAGAAAAAGATAAACAAAGATTACTTCAATTAGGAGCTAAGCTTCCTTCTTTGCAGAAAGTCTTTGTGATGGAAGATGATCTTGGAAACCTAAAAACAGGAGAAGGTAGTCTTTCCGATCTAATCGAAAAAGGAAAATCTTATCTTTCCTCTCATCCTGATTGCGTAAAACAGCGCATGAAGGAAAAAACTCCGAATGAACTTGCCACTTTGATCTATACTTCCGGAACAACTGGAGCTCCTAAAGGAGTTATGCTGACCCAAACAGGTTGGATCTCCGCAGTGGAGAAGGTGATCGGATTCGTTCAGTTAAACTCTTCAGATTCTGGAGTGAGTCTTCTTCCGCCTTGGCATGCTTTTGAAAGAGCCATCGAGTATTGCATTGTCGAATTGGGAGCTGGGTTCTTAGTCTCGAATATAAATAATCTCAGAGAAGATCTGAAAGATTTTCAGCCTACATTATTCCCATCGGTTCCAAGAATTTGGGAATCCTTATATAATGGAATTATAAATAAGGTTTCTAAAGAATCAGCTTTGAAAAAGGCAATCTTTGATTTCTTTCTAAGGATTGGACATCTCTGGGCTACCCAAAAGGGAATCCTCTTCGGATATGATTTTCATATTCAAAGACCGAATCTGATCCTTCGTCCATTTTCAAAATTATTAGCCTTAATAAATTTAATCCTACTTTCGCCTTTGAAATTAGGAGCGCTCCTGGTATTTCGTCCGATCCATAAGGCATTGGGTGGAAAGCTCAGGGTTTCCGTTTCTGCGGGAAGTGCTCTTCCTTCCGTTGTAGATAAATTCCTTTCTTCGATCGGATTGATCGTGCTTGAAGGTTACGGTATGACTGAAACCTCTGCAGTGCTTTCCATTCGTAAACCTAAGCAACCTTCTCCCGGAACTGTGGGAACTCCTATCCAAGGATATGAATGCATTCTGAAAGATGAACACGGCAATCTTGTTCCTCCAGGTGGAAAAGGAAGTCTCTGGGTAAAATCCAAGCAAGTGCTGATGGGATATTACAAGCGACCTGAATTGAACGAGGTTGTCTTTGATAAGAATGGTTTCTTTGATACGGGAGATATTATGCGTTTCAATTATAGAAACGAGTTAGTATTTGCTGGGCGTGCAAAAGATACAATCGTTCTTGCAGGCGGAGAAAATGTGGAGCCGGTTCCCATTGAGGATCAGCTTTTGAATTCGCCTTATGTGAATCAGGTAATGGTGACCGGACATGAAGCAAAGCATTTGGTAGTTTTGATCGTGCCTGATTTTGAAAGATTGAAAGCTGAGTTTCCGGAGCTGCCTGAAGATCAGAATTCTTGGAATACTAATCCTAAGATCAGAGAAATATTCAAGAAGGAAGTATCTGAGAGAATTTCTCGCAAGAACGGGTTCAAGTCTTTCGAAGTGATTCCTCAGAATGCGTTTTATGTATTATCTCGGCCTTTTGATCCGGATCGAGAAATGACTCGAACCCTTAAGATTAAACGTAACGAAATATTAGAAAGTTTTAAAAAAGAAGTTTCCGATCTTACAAAAAATTAG
- a CDS encoding cysteine-rich CWC family protein, translating to MTQKQCPSCLKSFDCGVDENACWCFHVSLDAKALQNIREMYENCLCKDCLTRFETNIVHREN from the coding sequence ATGACTCAAAAGCAATGTCCTAGTTGCTTGAAATCTTTCGACTGCGGAGTAGATGAGAATGCATGTTGGTGCTTTCATGTATCTCTAGATGCGAAAGCCTTACAGAATATAAGAGAGATGTATGAGAACTGTTTGTGTAAAGATTGTTTGACTCGATTTGAAACGAACATAGTTCATCGAGAGAACTGA
- the ligA gene encoding NAD-dependent DNA ligase LigA gives MRSLEEDLRHHQYLYYVKNSPKISDFEFDKMFKRLQALEVAFPDLADPASPTLTVGSDLDKDFEKFTHKLPVLSLENTYNEEELMEWVLKTDAEGLYSVEWKIDGASLMLYYENGILANGVTRGTGGIGDDVTQNVRTIRSIPLRLSEEVSVYLRGEVYMTFSDFEEFNEAYEGKYANPRNLSSGSLKQKNSADVAKRPLRIFTYDAFFPGTKSKFKTHQEVMKKAEELKFPLPPDTKLVKGKDIPAAIKDFKKKKEKVGFPTDGLVIKLNDLAKRESLGYTSHSPRWARAFKFDALMKESKIVGIDYAVGRTGKITPRAEIEPINLAGTTVTFATLHNQDYIDELGVGIGAIVRISKRGEIIPAVEEVVTPGKEVFKIPLRCPCCNTKTEKKADSVDYFCPNSECPDRVKNGIIFYCSRKQMDIEGLGEKQVEFLYDQGYIKDLADLYSLKKHKEKLMEEEGYGEKSVSIILNGIEESKKKDFRFVLSSLGLREIGPKVAELLIEHGYDSMDSILAAAKSPKKSEALMEIPGIGPSTVEAIVENFTDKRVLGLINNLKKSGLKMKADQVQKSDKQPFAGQIWCVSGSFENFQPRDKAMDLVVYYGGKKVGSISSKTTHLLAGPGAGSKLDKAQELGVAVVSEEEFLKILSQNGISI, from the coding sequence ATGCGTTCTTTGGAAGAAGATCTACGTCATCATCAATATTTATACTATGTAAAGAACTCTCCTAAGATTTCGGATTTTGAGTTCGATAAGATGTTCAAGAGACTCCAGGCTTTGGAAGTCGCGTTCCCCGATCTGGCAGATCCTGCCAGCCCAACTCTAACCGTAGGATCCGATTTGGACAAGGACTTTGAGAAATTCACTCATAAGCTTCCTGTTCTTTCTCTTGAAAACACGTACAATGAAGAAGAGCTTATGGAATGGGTCCTGAAAACGGATGCAGAAGGTCTTTATTCCGTTGAATGGAAGATTGATGGCGCTTCTTTAATGCTATATTATGAAAATGGAATACTTGCAAATGGAGTGACTCGAGGGACAGGCGGGATCGGCGATGATGTCACGCAGAACGTAAGAACTATTCGTTCTATTCCTTTGCGTCTTTCCGAAGAAGTGTCCGTGTATCTCCGGGGAGAAGTCTATATGACTTTTTCCGATTTCGAGGAATTCAACGAGGCTTATGAGGGAAAATACGCGAACCCTCGCAATCTTTCCTCAGGATCTTTGAAGCAAAAGAATTCTGCGGATGTTGCCAAAAGACCTCTTCGAATCTTTACTTACGATGCATTCTTTCCCGGAACCAAATCCAAATTCAAAACTCACCAAGAAGTCATGAAGAAAGCGGAAGAGTTGAAATTCCCTCTTCCACCGGATACGAAACTTGTTAAAGGCAAGGATATCCCTGCAGCCATTAAAGACTTCAAGAAGAAGAAAGAGAAAGTAGGATTTCCGACTGACGGACTCGTGATCAAACTGAATGATCTCGCGAAGCGAGAATCTTTGGGATACACGTCTCATTCCCCCAGATGGGCGAGAGCTTTCAAGTTCGATGCCTTGATGAAGGAAAGTAAGATTGTAGGAATCGATTATGCAGTGGGCCGTACCGGCAAGATCACTCCTAGAGCGGAGATTGAGCCGATCAATTTAGCAGGAACAACGGTTACCTTCGCCACTCTGCATAACCAAGATTATATCGATGAGCTCGGAGTAGGAATCGGTGCAATTGTTCGGATTTCTAAACGAGGAGAGATTATTCCTGCAGTCGAAGAAGTGGTTACACCTGGAAAGGAAGTCTTTAAGATTCCTCTTCGTTGTCCTTGCTGCAATACTAAAACGGAGAAGAAGGCAGACTCAGTAGATTATTTCTGTCCTAACTCCGAATGCCCTGATCGTGTAAAGAACGGAATCATATTCTATTGTTCTCGCAAGCAAATGGATATAGAAGGTCTGGGAGAAAAGCAGGTGGAATTTCTCTATGACCAAGGATATATCAAGGATCTCGCAGATCTCTATTCTTTAAAAAAACATAAAGAAAAACTAATGGAAGAAGAAGGATACGGAGAAAAGAGCGTATCTATCATTTTGAACGGGATCGAGGAATCTAAGAAAAAGGATTTCAGGTTTGTTCTTTCTTCTTTGGGATTGAGAGAGATTGGGCCGAAAGTGGCGGAGCTACTCATAGAGCATGGTTATGATTCTATGGATTCCATTCTTGCGGCAGCAAAGAGTCCTAAGAAATCGGAAGCTCTTATGGAGATTCCAGGCATAGGACCTTCTACCGTTGAAGCAATTGTAGAGAATTTTACGGATAAACGAGTTCTTGGTCTCATCAATAATTTGAAAAAGTCCGGTTTAAAGATGAAAGCGGATCAGGTCCAAAAATCGGATAAGCAACCTTTTGCGGGACAGATCTGGTGTGTCTCCGGCTCTTTCGAAAACTTCCAGCCTAGGGACAAGGCAATGGATCTTGTTGTCTATTACGGAGGAAAGAAAGTAGGCTCCATTTCTTCTAAGACGACTCATTTGTTGGCGGGGCCTGGGGCCGGCTCCAAATTGGACAAGGCACAAGAACTAGGTGTCGCTGTCGTTTCTGAAGAAGAATTCTTAAAGATCCTTTCGCAGAATGGAATCTCGATCTAA
- a CDS encoding M23 family metallopeptidase translates to MEKMIKKRIDQVKEKGHQRLTVLLIPHGFDKSFHFQISIFTIFFLVGLLFAIVGIAVLGIVKYNNTRIQINALASVYGKYFDEYIEYSEKLGDIRDDFATLNENLQEVHSLIDGESDELLKLPDESDSEDLAATELKVEEAGDKDLMIGRSYLSEIYGYRAVRVSMERNRSLVDSVFTFLDTRYGIMNSLPFGEPLFSYNLTSYYGMRRSPTFGYMEFHDGVDLANVPGTPIYATGDGKVYRAIYSPRGYGNHIVLAHANGYYSLYGHCTKLLVRDGEYVHKGQLIATVGATGNVTGPHVHYEVWIGESNRTDPMEYMKVGLGQY, encoded by the coding sequence ATGGAAAAGATGATAAAAAAACGCATCGACCAGGTTAAGGAAAAAGGTCATCAAAGACTGACAGTCCTTTTAATTCCTCATGGATTCGATAAGTCCTTTCACTTTCAAATTTCCATCTTCACTATTTTCTTTTTAGTCGGTCTACTGTTTGCGATAGTAGGCATCGCGGTCTTAGGGATCGTGAAATACAATAATACTCGTATCCAGATCAATGCACTTGCTTCCGTTTATGGAAAATATTTCGACGAGTATATCGAGTACAGCGAAAAGTTAGGAGATATTCGAGACGATTTCGCAACCTTGAATGAGAATTTGCAGGAAGTGCATTCTCTTATCGACGGAGAGTCCGACGAGTTATTAAAACTTCCGGATGAATCCGATTCGGAAGATCTGGCTGCTACCGAGTTAAAGGTAGAGGAAGCTGGCGACAAAGATCTAATGATAGGTAGATCGTATCTCTCCGAAATCTACGGATATCGCGCTGTTCGTGTTTCTATGGAAAGGAATCGCTCATTGGTAGATTCAGTATTTACTTTTCTAGATACTAGATACGGTATCATGAACTCTCTGCCATTCGGAGAACCATTATTTTCTTATAATTTAACTTCTTATTATGGAATGAGAAGATCTCCCACGTTCGGATATATGGAATTCCACGATGGAGTGGACTTAGCCAATGTTCCTGGAACTCCGATTTATGCGACTGGAGACGGAAAGGTATATCGAGCTATCTATTCTCCTAGGGGATATGGAAATCATATTGTGTTGGCCCATGCGAACGGTTATTACAGTCTCTATGGACATTGCACTAAGCTGCTCGTTCGCGATGGAGAATACGTTCATAAGGGACAGTTGATCGCCACAGTAGGAGCCACCGGAAACGTTACCGGACCTCACGTGCATTACGAAGTTTGGATCGGAGAATCCAATCGTACAGACCCGATGGAATACATGAAAGTCGGCCTCGGCCAATATTAA